TATGCAGCAGATATTTCAGCGGGTGCTTCGCCCTCAACGTTTGAACGGTTTCGCAGCTTTGGCGGCGTTCTTTTCGTTGAGGGCTTTCATGTGCTTTAGGTAGTCGTTCTCCGCCCTCATGTAACGTAACTCTTCAATCAGTTCCGCCTGGGTTTTTTTGTGGTCGGGTTTGTCGGCGATAAACGGGTTTTTGCGTTTGGTCTTCATAGTCTTCATAAACGTAGCCTGCGGGTGTTGAAGTGCGGCAATACCGCCTTGCCGATAGGCGGCTATCCAACGGCGCAGGTGGGTGCGTGAGACGTTGAAGTGCTCTGCGGTGCGCTGTTGGCTGTGCACTTGGTGGTAATGGAGTACGGCTCGGTATTTGAAGTGTAGGTTATATTTGGACATAAGAAAACTGCACCTTTTAAAGTTGAAGGGGGTGTCCAACTTTTGGGGTGCAGTTCAGGCCAGCCTGATGGCCTTGCTGATCCACCAGTTTGAAGAGTATGTGTTGCCCGGTGGCGGGCCGGTGATTGTGAACATCGGCACGTTTGGCGAACGCGAAAACTATCTGCGTTATCCGGGCAATATGCATTCTTCCATGTTGGTCAACAATGTGGCCTATATTTTCTATGCGCTTGCCGTTGTGTTTCCCGAGTGGGTGTGGCTGGGGCTGGCCACCATGTTTTTCAATCTGTTCCAGC
The sequence above is a segment of the Neisseria dentiae genome. Coding sequences within it:
- a CDS encoding helix-turn-helix domain-containing protein, encoding MSKYNLHFKYRAVLHYHQVHSQQRTAEHFNVSRTHLRRWIAAYRQGGIAALQHPQATFMKTMKTKRKNPFIADKPDHKKTQAELIEELRYMRAENDYLKHMKALNEKNAAKAAKPFKR
- a CDS encoding HXXEE domain-containing protein, whose protein sequence is MSNFWGAVQASLMALLIHQFEEYVLPGGGPVIVNIGTFGERENYLRYPGNMHSSMLVNNVAYIFYALAVVFPEWVWLGLATMFFNLFQLYGHGWQMNKALNTWYNPGLASVVFLFVPIAAYYSEFK